CTGAACGCGATCACTTTACGTAACTAACGTTATGCAGACTGAAACGTTTAGAGCAGCGCGCGCATGTCTTAACTATTTACTGCGATTGTAATAAGTACCTGTGTACCTGTATTTCTTTCAGTTTTACAGATAAAATGTCTATTAATAGGATCAATGCCATGCGATATGTTTTCCTTTAATGGATTTCTTAACTGTTCTATGTATTAATTGCGATTGTAATAAGTACCTGTGTAGGTATCTGtatttctttcagttttagagataaaccgtcttaccacaaaaactttttaacgtcagtttaagacttgtctaaaaaaatgtcaaattatgacgttgacatatggttcattttggagccacattttttttagacaagtgtaaaacagtggttaaagtttttgtagtaaggccataaatgtctATTAATAAGCACAATGCCATGATACTAATAGGAGTACCTATATAATAGGTATGTTTTCCTTTAATGAATGTCTTAACTACGTATTTACTGCGATTGTAATAAATATCtgtattttttcagttttagaGGTATAACGACCATTAATAGGATCAATGCCATGCtattaataagtacctatgttttcCTTTTAATGGATGAAacggtttgttcccactagttctactgcttagttctaccgtatTACTAATGAGAACttttttttcccactagttctactatatGAGAtataacaaaatagtagaactagtgggaattatggcttttattggtattcccactagttccactgaacattggcaatagaactaatgggacataattttgttctactagacagacgaagtacagtcgacggccTGGGTGACATCTCGCCGTATCCGTGGTTATCTGCTACCGCTGCGGATGGAGGATGAAGTGGAAAGGACTGTACATAATATCTTATAGGACGTGAGTTATTAAGTATTATGCTATTAGAGCAGTGTAAATAGAGTGCAATAATTTCCATCTTTCAAAAGTCTATGCTTTCAAAAACAACATCCTAGAATCACCAGAAAACAGCACCAGCACACTGGAAAACATTTAGACAAGTGATGCCACGAACTGCACGTAGTTAAGACACAAACAGCTACTCAATAAGGTTTCCCTTCCACCGATGAGTcataatatctacttataaactATAATAACTACTGACCATCCGTTCTAAAGGTCAGGATATTAAAGAAAACTGCGATTTTACAGTTAAACtagctaatatttttgtattaaaaattaatgacttgaatatattttaatgtacaaaatagtaatattaataaaggcCTTTAATTACGCAGGAAAATCTACATACTTAATGAAACTAAAAATATCAATGTGAAAATTATACCATCTCAAGTGTCTCATTCTTTTAAGGTCGAAAAGGTAATTTAAACTTTtacagtttaattaaattatgtcaGTCTTGGAAAAGTATACCAGGTAATTAGTACCCACGGCTAGCACATTAAAATGCTTggccttatttattttacgtcAGACACCTTTTACAGGTTTTTCCGTAAAgaataatacctatttatatcGCATAGAGATAGGCTGATGATCTTGAAAACggcattaatatattttatcaaagAAGCCTCAATGTCAAAGTCATGCAAACGCCGGCCCTTGAAACAAAAGGAAGTATTTACGTATTCCTTACAAACTCGTTAATAAGCATAATGTGACACAAACATTCAATTATAATCCACGCTAATAAACATCAACAGGAAGTTAACAGGCTTACTAATAAATCAATAACTCTCAAACGTATTGATTCCGATAATTATTTACTCAAATATCAAAGTATTTGTAAGTAATAGCCGCCATTATCTCCGCTATCGCTTTAATTTGCATCACATTTGAACGTTATTAACGCCAACCGATCGGTTCAGATATTCTCGTCAACTTCACCTGTTGGGTAACCACGGTAACCAGCTGTCAGCGTGAGAATCAATCAGTCAAGGTAAGCAGATCATGAACCAACTTTCCACAAACGAAGGTCAATAAGACACAACAGGTTTCTCCAAAAATCTTATAATTatatatctttaaaataaatcatctcAACTTTACAACATACAGAGATTGTGTGACTTCAACATAAACGGACAACGCACCAAATCTAACTATACGTAACATAATGTAATTACaactattttgttttagattcaGCACGAAGGTTCTGTCAAAAAGTCACAACGCCATGCGTCACTTAACATAAAAAGCGAAATAGTTGTGCCGACACAAGCATGTAACGCTCCTCTgctcaatacaaaaataaattaaaaaaacgcACAAGAAAGTAGTGGGTTGCGCAACCCGGTATCTACATAATCATCACAATGTACTTACATCGACAGGACTTAATTAAAACGACAGTTAACATGAAATGGCGACTGACTTAAGTTAAAATATGacttaattgtaaaaaaatttaaaaaacatgtTAGCCATGCGCGTCGCGGCTATTTTGCTAATCGGAGTAAGAGAGGCTGTTACTTTTACAGGAAGCGGTTGTCGAATGTGTGCAATTACCTTACGTAATACATTCTACAAGTGTACGCGCTCTGTTACTCCGAGCTGaggcggcgccgcaccgcgcgcGCGCAGACGCCGCGCACAGACTGATCTCCAGCGGTTAATGCACTTTGCAAGTGTTCGCACGAGCTATGTTTGCTCGCCTCGCTGCGGTGCAACGTCGCCCTTATAAACATCTGTCTGATCTTAACATGTATCGCTCTCAGAGTCTACAATCGCCTGAATGTCGATTTTGCGTGTTCATTTTGTGCCCACAACTCTGACATAACTCGAAATGAAAACTCGACCGCGACGCGCGCGCATTCGCAATAAATTACGCGATTCATAAATACAATgtactaataaattatatatttaagtgATTTACGAAACTAGACACAGCGTTCTGTGGCTTACGACTAAATGAGCATGATCACATCGTTCGAGAAGGTAACTCAGTTTGTTCTGCGAGGAAAACGACCGCGGAACACACGCGACGCTTCCTCGTGCGAAATAGATTAAAAAACCAGCGGCCAGAACGTGAAAGGCGGTTATCCAACGTGATTAGAAAGGTGTCACGGTTGGCGCGCGCTTTCTAGCGCGAGTACAGCGCCAGGTCCGAGATGCGGCGCTGGCGAGCGGCGGCATGGAACCCGCGCGTGCCGTCCGGCACCAGCGGCGCCCGCGGCTCCCAGCGCGGGGCGCAGGACACCCGGCGCCCGCCGCACTCGCCCGACACCGAGCAGCCCGACAGCCGCCGCGCCAGCCAGCCCTCGCTGCCCGCGCTGCCCGTGCTGGCGGCCGACGTGCGCCGCGAGCTGCAGTACAGCGACACGCCCGAGTCCGAGCTGTGGCTGCACGTGGACGGCCGCCGCGGCACCCACGTCTGGATCTCCGGCGAGCGCGGCGCGAAGAACCCGCTCGAGTTCCTCCGGTAGAACGGCGTGCCGTATCTGTAGTCGTACTCGGCCTCGGAGCCGCTGCAGCACGACGAGTACTCGCACTCGTGCCGCCTCGGAGGCGCGCGTCTGATACCCGCCTTCCTCTTAGGCTCTCTAGGAACACCGTTTAACTCATACACTCGCATGCCGTCATCTTCAGGGGTCTGTAGACGCAAAGCTTCTCTTGCAGATTCAGATTCAGTAAACTCAACTAACGCACACACACAATTAACCAAACTGGGGTTCTTGTTGAGGAACTGGCGCACGTCCGCCGGCACCGGGTTGCCGGGGCGCAGCACCCTCACCAGGGCGATCTCGCCGCAGCCGGCGAACAGGCGCGACACGTTCTCCACCGAGGGACGATCTATCGGCATCCTGACTGCCACCACGGTCCTGGAAGGCGTCGTCTCGTCATACGCCGGGAGAGGGTCAATCCTTCGCAATTTTGTTCCTAATTCATTGATTTCTAACTTTGTAGACCGCTTGAGTGCTTCGGCGACCACCCGCCAGTCCTTCGTCAAGTGCTTGACACGTTTGAAGCTGGATATGAGCTTGAGGGACACATACCCTTCCTTGTTTCTTCGCACATGTTTGAGTAAGAAGGCATCCTTTGTGATATTGGCATCGGAGAAGTAGAACTCAACTTGTGAGACGATCCTATGAGCTAGTTCATCATCAGGTGGTGTGTAGGGCGGCTCTTGGGCCTCGGCGGCGACCTCGCAGCCGGAGTCCTTCCCTCCGCCGGAGCCGGTGTCGGAGGCGCTGTCGGAGAGGTCGGCGTGGTCGTCGGTGGACGGGCGGCGGTCGGAGGTGATGCCCTCGTCCGGCTCGGGCAGGCCGTGGCTGGGAGGAGTCCCCTCCATGTCGTCGTACTGGCACACAGACACACTATTGCATTACAGGAGACGGTGCTCGCTCGGAGGCGCGGTGTGGACTGCGGGCGCGCGGCGCGCACTACACTCTTTTATAATGTCGGGGGGATGTGCCGGTAAGAGGCGAGCCATTCGGAAACGATACGAGATGACATTGCCAGACTACGCGACGCTGTACGCTGCACATACGTGCTTAATCAGGGATATTATGGAAAGAGGTTAGGTTCTGTATCTATTAATGTTAGGACGAAATACACGCGAGTTTATCACTGGGAGCGGCGCACGCAAGCACGCTAGGCGCATTACCGCATAAAGTTTGGCATTCTAATTTTGTAGATAATTGGGCACAATTATATCTGATGcgtttacacgagttgtaataTATTCGGTAATTATATGCCTTCTTTGTGGAAATCGCGGTACATTGTGATCGATATGATGCGAAATGAAGGCCTCGCTACTGCGTATTGTCTAATAACGTAACGGTTAAACGATCGTGTATTGTTTTTAGTTCAACTTACAATGTTTCTCTTTCAACACTTTCTGTAATAAGTGTAATAattaaacgcagattataaCAACATGGTTGTTGATAGCCCTATGTtataaaagtgtattttaacTAGATAAGTAAGTTATCcgttttgtatataaaataaccGTTCTAGATAATAACTTTTTCAGTCAGAAAGTGTGTATCGGACATCGTAACAATTACCGTTGGTAGCTGGAATGCAGCACATTTAATAGACTGCTCAAATAAACATACTTGTTGCTTGTTTCCCTTAATAAATcgagtttttaaaataacttccTGAGGACTGTTTTCACTTCTCctacctaatttattatttacaaaaaaaaccaacatatttttaatagcatttttatttcttacataAAATCATAATGATAATCTTCAATAATTAATAGTAAAATCGCTAAAACGGTTTTAATTGCCTAAAATAATCGAAATAAAACTTCTACCTATTAAAACAGttgcataaaaaaattaacttcccagcaacaaaaGCTGCAATATATAAGAGATAACAAACAGTGGCATAATAACAAATGTAATCAAATGTTTACAATAGCAACGAATGGCCTTGTCCGGGAATCGAACATCAATTAACTGTACATTGACATGCATTCACGGTACTATTGTGTCGGTTTCCTAACTGTGATAACATAATTATACAGCCAGTCAGTTTTCCCTGATAAGATGAAGGTAAGTGTAACTATTACTGTATCTACACtatatagttattattattaagctgaagatcagagtgcctagtgcgagttttgcaagtaaattttttcgatgcgaagattatcataccgttgaatcacgtagcacttatcatagaattgtttatttaataaagactgtcatcagtacttggtcgtattacacttgagctcacttttgcgagtgtaatcattattaaccggcaaaataaaagaagcagtaatacctaaatcatgtgacgtagcatacgactctttatttcaatagacttataattacgtatcgagttgcgaatgctgtcaaaactcggaatcagcactcaggtccgatttgaaaaattctttcagtgttagatagcgcATTTATTGAGGAAAGCTATATACAAATTTTTATCAGGGTGCGCAAAGTTGTTCCCATGGGCCGCGGGTGCAACCATTAACAAAAGATATTGGTCATCATATCATTATTATCACCTTGCCCTTgacctatttttatttgcacggcatgttttatttctatactCCTATATCTACCATCTTTGTCCATCAATATTTCTGTAGGTACGCTATTTGTCATAATAGTCAGactagttttatatttaaattacaacACTATAGTACACAGGCTTCCCCTAATAATATCGCTTGCTCCTTAG
This genomic window from Helicoverpa zea isolate HzStark_Cry1AcR chromosome 24, ilHelZeax1.1, whole genome shotgun sequence contains:
- the LOC124642500 gene encoding la-related protein 6 yields the protein MEGTPPSHGLPEPDEGITSDRRPSTDDHADLSDSASDTGSGGGKDSGCEVAAEAQEPPYTPPDDELAHRIVSQVEFYFSDANITKDAFLLKHVRRNKEGYVSLKLISSFKRVKHLTKDWRVVAEALKRSTKLEINELGTKLRRIDPLPAYDETTPSRTVVAVRMPIDRPSVENVSRLFAGCGEIALVRVLRPGNPVPADVRQFLNKNPSLVNCVCALVEFTESESAREALRLQTPEDDGMRVYELNGVPREPKRKAGIRRAPPRRHECEYSSCCSGSEAEYDYRYGTPFYRRNSSGFFAPRSPEIQTWVPRRPSTCSHSSDSGVSLYCSSRRTSAASTGSAGSEGWLARRLSGCSVSGECGGRRVSCAPRWEPRAPLVPDGTRGFHAAARQRRISDLALYSR